In Bacteroidota bacterium, one DNA window encodes the following:
- a CDS encoding T9SS type A sorting domain-containing protein, producing the protein MRKTLRSMQGILHQRGRMGRMMLAVLLLVSAGNTLLAQATTFSYTGGVQTYTVPPGVISVTIDAKGAQGGGITNAPGGMGGRAQGSLSVTPGQVLEVYVGGAGAFFNSTTPTGGYNGGAGFTAPSSGGTGGGGSDVRISPYGLANRVIVGGGGGGGTNSASQNRAGGAGGGLIGGDGGTWNTWPQSGGKGGTQSAGGAAGVACCHTPQAGSFGAGGRGEGDGACGAGGGGGWYGGGGGLFGGGGGGSSYIGGVTGGTLTSGFRLGNGEVVITPDVIVPPCATPSNVTAIPSMICPGGSADMNATSVGNTISWFTVPSGGVAIGSSASGANFVVTPTVTTTYYAEATGGSCSNSPRIAVTVTVDNVAPTANCQAVTVTLDVNGNGTVTAAAVGSGSTDNCTINSLNLSQSAFTCGNVGSNAVTLTVTDANGNTSTCVTNITVVGQNPTTQAWPDSSLCGYHLTCPGGNDGIAHVSGSGGCGNDTYLWSNGATTATISGLAAGVYYVTVTDAGGGTAVDSVTILSPPAILTNAGVTSTCAGDTAGMIDLSPSGGNDCLGYSYVWSTGDSTQDLVGLAPGSYTVTVTDGAGCSATQTFTVVAIPAPTPTLSQNGNSVICTPTYPTMQWLLNGNNISGANGGTYIVTQSGSYSIMVTDSNGCTAVSDTLFVTFVGIDAGMGNFGGLSLYPNPVSRGIGQGELRLRTASPIVDAFTVKISDMFGRQLQVQTLPELHHEVAIDIQHLTPGTYLVEVTSGVEQRRMFKVVVQ; encoded by the coding sequence ATGAGAAAAACACTACGATCAATGCAAGGTATTCTGCATCAACGGGGCAGGATGGGTAGAATGATGTTGGCGGTGCTGCTGCTTGTTTCCGCGGGGAATACCCTTTTGGCACAGGCAACGACCTTTTCCTATACGGGCGGCGTTCAGACTTATACCGTTCCGCCCGGGGTGATTTCGGTGACGATCGATGCCAAAGGTGCGCAAGGTGGCGGCATTACCAATGCACCCGGAGGCATGGGAGGACGGGCCCAAGGTTCGCTATCGGTGACGCCGGGACAGGTGCTCGAGGTGTATGTCGGGGGGGCCGGAGCCTTTTTCAACTCCACGACGCCTACGGGGGGGTACAATGGCGGGGCAGGATTTACGGCACCGTCTTCCGGTGGCACGGGAGGGGGCGGATCGGATGTGCGCATCAGCCCTTATGGCTTGGCCAACCGGGTGATCGTCGGAGGCGGCGGCGGCGGCGGCACCAATTCGGCGAGTCAAAACCGTGCAGGTGGCGCTGGCGGCGGATTGATTGGCGGAGACGGCGGCACTTGGAATACTTGGCCGCAAAGCGGTGGCAAAGGCGGCACGCAGTCGGCTGGCGGTGCGGCAGGCGTCGCATGTTGCCATACACCGCAGGCGGGATCTTTTGGCGCAGGTGGTCGCGGCGAAGGTGATGGCGCTTGTGGTGCAGGCGGCGGCGGCGGATGGTATGGCGGCGGTGGCGGCCTTTTTGGCGGCGGTGGCGGTGGATCTTCCTACATCGGCGGCGTGACCGGCGGCACATTGACAAGTGGATTTCGGCTCGGGAATGGTGAGGTCGTGATCACACCGGATGTGATTGTGCCTCCTTGTGCCACACCTTCCAATGTGACAGCCATTCCTTCGATGATATGCCCTGGTGGATCGGCTGATATGAATGCAACCTCGGTCGGCAATACCATTTCTTGGTTCACGGTGCCCTCGGGCGGCGTCGCCATTGGATCAAGTGCAAGCGGGGCCAACTTTGTGGTCACCCCTACTGTGACAACAACCTACTATGCCGAAGCGACGGGTGGATCCTGTTCGAATTCGCCGCGGATCGCTGTTACGGTCACTGTGGACAATGTTGCGCCGACAGCGAATTGTCAGGCTGTCACGGTGACCTTGGATGTCAATGGAAACGGTACGGTAACCGCAGCCGCAGTAGGCAGCGGCAGCACCGACAATTGCACGATCAATAGCCTGAACCTGAGCCAATCCGCCTTCACCTGCGGAAATGTTGGCTCCAACGCTGTGACCTTGACGGTGACGGATGCGAACGGGAACACATCCACTTGCGTGACCAACATCACCGTCGTGGGGCAAAATCCGACGACGCAAGCTTGGCCTGATTCGTCCCTGTGTGGCTACCACCTCACATGTCCGGGTGGCAACGATGGGATTGCCCATGTATCCGGAAGCGGAGGCTGTGGCAACGACACCTATTTGTGGAGCAACGGGGCCACGACGGCGACCATTTCGGGTTTGGCAGCAGGTGTCTATTACGTGACCGTCACCGATGCAGGCGGCGGGACCGCGGTGGATAGTGTGACGATCCTGAGTCCGCCAGCAATTTTGACCAATGCGGGCGTGACCTCGACTTGTGCAGGGGATACTGCGGGGATGATCGACTTGAGTCCATCCGGAGGTAACGACTGTTTAGGCTATTCCTACGTTTGGAGTACGGGAGACAGCACGCAGGATTTGGTTGGCTTGGCCCCCGGCAGCTATACGGTGACGGTGACGGACGGTGCAGGTTGCTCTGCTACGCAAACCTTCACCGTGGTTGCAATACCGGCACCGACCCCTACCCTTTCGCAAAATGGCAATTCGGTGATTTGTACCCCGACGTACCCGACGATGCAATGGCTGCTGAATGGCAACAACATTTCCGGCGCGAATGGCGGAACGTATATCGTCACACAGTCAGGTAGTTATTCGATCATGGTGACAGACAGCAATGGCTGCACGGCGGTCAGTGACACCCTGTTTGTGACCTTCGTCGGCATTGACGCTGGGATGGGGAATTTTGGCGGACTCTCCCTCTACCCAAACCCGGTTTCCCGCGGCATAGGTCAAGGCGAATTGCGTTTGCGCACGGCTTCTCCGATTGTTGATGCGTTCACGGTGAAGATCTCGGACATGTTTGGCCGGCAATTGCAGGTGCAAACCCTACCGGAGTTGCATCACGAGGTAGCCATTGACATCCAGCATTTAACTCCTGGCACCTATCTCGTGGAAGTGACATCCGGCGTGGAGCAACGGCGGATGTTCAAGGTGGTTGTGCAGTAG
- a CDS encoding PKD domain-containing protein, which translates to MRSYHAMGMNGHVVFSPIATFNFDHYVLNKQMDQYMSWAGNISGPNVIQKNSHIWLSNTADSRVCTVDTMGIVLNQLKITNSNLVQMVADTNDHIYLVYKATSTTGFGVVRFGASFVPDWHNFYPGADPVEAFWGIDQRLYVTCFGRVTVLNANGNRLKDLFNVGTNYTIYQDHGLGIVSMVADTVKVIRTDSTMAVRWAKKFRPTPGLWGLPYTVIEAAGVAAPGSNDLVVTATARVTLQSTMNCNYPYTEEIYLIVLDNNGVVQGQKVYPGSGSNKFQSTVTGSPFGDPMFAFDMHSCLTAANIDYRYLAVVPGYDVRQSCSGTPPSVSSQNFTAGTLPFVGVLGSTVAPSLTLSTDNLAFSAQRQLSITNNGTYTCMNPCLSVTTTPQGGGQVAFNENTFGFYSIFYDFGDGTTGTTNDPVHSYPPYGTWPVTVIATNGCGSDTFSIPVHACSTAVVSGPANICVNSTNTYTETSGLNSTGLSWLVNGVSMGTGSSFSWTPTVAGTYTLGTVYYDAPCQDTTWRTVLVSPAIPVAGFTYAVTAPGQLTFTNTSTLGQSYSWAFGDGTTSTVANPVKTYFAPYVNGGNFNICLTATNACGSNTYCYNFTCPIPYSNFSITSTAGLTATITNAAVNGTISWDFGDGTTATGVQSSHTYALPGTYVICQTVSNACATHSSCQTVIVNNTSTASFRTVFANGFDFNVHAIAAQPNGDVMVATATMNPNACLMAFDSSGAIRGPMTTWTGGATQIFDLHAMSNGHFAFIGHSFNSGSNFDPFWGELDKFGNVVQAKYLPINTIGQLGTTSFKVPSGYFFVVKEGQGQFNSYYIKLDLNFNVQYVRYLNTSKIYGGMEAPDGSMWLVQQPNSNSTTLEFVHLNPAGIGYEKYTTTLPFGGTNAFFLGEMGLGMDCDGNMYGMLSVSDIYAGTGSTPRLGVFRFNTMTHAVESRLYRVGMTGSANNPLQKPVIRSLVKYPNGHWIGWGTLNRNPSQFNVAPQKEKFVVDLDPSTFTLTFNAYGTTGATYNEDTWDAYVAGSGQCYTLGKSGITANPLEIHRHSSPTDCQLPASVYAPQAVVEFTNTTATYSAAIISSTALTATPLNWTPLPTPANGTSLLQCSAACPSGLTASFTSNVVGNTVTFTSTGTPGAMLNWSILGQNCLANGGSGNSGPTTLTVTLPCGLHVVTLTASDQCGTASSTQTDW; encoded by the coding sequence ATGCGGTCGTACCATGCGATGGGGATGAACGGGCATGTTGTGTTTTCGCCCATCGCAACATTCAACTTTGATCATTATGTGTTGAACAAGCAAATGGATCAATACATGAGCTGGGCAGGCAATATTTCTGGCCCCAATGTGATTCAAAAGAATAGCCATATCTGGCTCAGCAACACTGCAGATAGCCGCGTCTGCACGGTGGATACGATGGGGATCGTCTTGAATCAATTGAAGATTACCAACAGCAACTTGGTTCAGATGGTGGCTGACACGAACGATCATATCTATCTTGTGTACAAGGCAACATCGACGACTGGATTTGGGGTGGTGCGATTTGGCGCAAGCTTTGTTCCGGACTGGCATAATTTCTATCCAGGAGCTGATCCGGTGGAAGCCTTTTGGGGAATCGATCAGCGCCTGTACGTGACCTGCTTTGGGCGCGTCACGGTTCTGAATGCGAATGGCAACCGGCTCAAGGACCTGTTCAATGTTGGAACCAACTACACGATTTACCAAGACCATGGCCTCGGAATCGTGAGCATGGTTGCCGATACGGTGAAGGTGATTCGTACGGACAGTACAATGGCGGTGCGCTGGGCCAAAAAATTCCGGCCGACGCCTGGGCTTTGGGGACTTCCTTATACCGTGATCGAGGCGGCAGGTGTCGCAGCACCGGGTTCCAACGACCTCGTCGTGACTGCCACTGCAAGGGTGACACTGCAATCGACAATGAACTGCAACTATCCCTATACGGAGGAAATTTATTTGATCGTCCTCGATAACAATGGGGTGGTACAAGGACAAAAGGTTTACCCCGGGTCCGGGAGCAACAAGTTTCAAAGTACCGTCACCGGCTCGCCTTTTGGTGATCCGATGTTTGCCTTTGACATGCATTCCTGCCTCACCGCTGCGAATATCGACTACCGGTATCTCGCTGTCGTGCCGGGCTACGATGTGCGGCAATCGTGCAGTGGAACACCGCCATCGGTTTCCTCGCAAAATTTCACCGCTGGCACCCTTCCCTTCGTGGGGGTCTTGGGCAGTACCGTAGCGCCAAGTTTGACGCTGTCGACCGACAACTTGGCGTTTTCGGCACAAAGGCAGCTCAGTATCACCAATAACGGAACCTATACCTGTATGAATCCCTGCCTTTCGGTGACCACCACTCCACAAGGAGGTGGGCAAGTGGCTTTCAACGAGAACACCTTTGGGTTTTATTCGATTTTCTATGATTTTGGGGATGGCACAACCGGTACTACGAATGACCCGGTGCATAGCTATCCGCCCTACGGCACTTGGCCGGTGACGGTGATCGCCACCAATGGCTGTGGCTCGGATACGTTTTCGATCCCCGTGCATGCTTGCTCCACGGCGGTTGTGAGCGGACCTGCAAATATTTGCGTGAATTCGACGAATACCTATACCGAAACAAGTGGTCTGAATTCTACGGGGTTGAGTTGGCTGGTGAATGGCGTTTCGATGGGAACAGGCAGCAGCTTCAGTTGGACGCCGACCGTCGCGGGCACCTACACGCTGGGAACGGTTTATTACGACGCACCCTGCCAGGACACGACTTGGCGCACGGTTTTGGTGAGTCCGGCGATACCGGTGGCTGGATTTACCTATGCGGTTACGGCTCCCGGGCAGCTTACCTTCACGAACACGAGCACCTTGGGACAGTCTTACAGCTGGGCTTTTGGTGACGGGACAACGAGTACCGTGGCCAATCCCGTGAAGACTTACTTTGCGCCATACGTCAACGGGGGGAATTTCAACATTTGCCTTACGGCGACCAATGCCTGCGGGAGCAATACTTATTGTTACAATTTCACCTGCCCGATTCCCTATTCCAACTTCTCGATCACCTCTACAGCCGGCCTTACTGCGACCATCACGAATGCAGCGGTCAATGGCACGATTTCTTGGGACTTTGGGGATGGCACCACCGCGACAGGCGTGCAGAGCAGCCATACGTATGCCTTGCCCGGCACGTATGTCATTTGCCAAACGGTGTCCAATGCCTGCGCGACGCATAGCAGTTGTCAGACGGTCATCGTCAACAACACTAGCACCGCATCCTTCCGTACCGTTTTTGCAAATGGATTTGACTTCAATGTCCACGCGATTGCAGCGCAACCCAACGGCGACGTGATGGTGGCGACTGCGACAATGAATCCGAATGCCTGTTTGATGGCATTTGATTCGTCGGGTGCCATCCGCGGCCCCATGACCACTTGGACTGGTGGTGCGACGCAAATCTTCGACCTCCACGCCATGAGCAATGGGCATTTTGCTTTTATCGGGCATTCGTTCAACTCCGGATCCAACTTTGATCCATTTTGGGGCGAATTGGACAAATTCGGGAACGTTGTTCAAGCCAAATACCTGCCCATCAACACGATCGGGCAATTGGGAACAACTTCGTTCAAGGTTCCGAGTGGCTACTTTTTCGTAGTCAAGGAGGGTCAAGGCCAATTCAACAGTTATTATATCAAGCTGGATCTCAACTTCAACGTTCAGTATGTGCGCTACCTCAATACCTCCAAAATTTATGGGGGAATGGAAGCGCCTGACGGTTCGATGTGGTTGGTGCAACAGCCGAATTCGAACAGCACCACGCTCGAATTTGTCCACCTGAATCCGGCTGGCATCGGCTATGAGAAGTACACGACCACGCTGCCATTCGGAGGAACAAACGCCTTCTTTTTGGGCGAAATGGGATTGGGAATGGACTGCGATGGGAATATGTATGGCATGCTGTCTGTCAGTGACATCTATGCGGGCACCGGTTCTACGCCGCGCTTGGGCGTATTCCGGTTCAATACGATGACCCATGCGGTCGAAAGCAGGCTCTACCGCGTAGGCATGACGGGTTCGGCCAACAATCCGCTCCAAAAACCGGTGATTCGGAGTTTGGTAAAGTACCCCAACGGGCATTGGATCGGCTGGGGTACCCTCAACCGGAACCCATCACAATTCAATGTGGCCCCGCAGAAGGAGAAGTTCGTGGTGGATTTGGATCCATCGACTTTCACCCTGACTTTCAATGCCTACGGCACGACCGGTGCCACCTACAACGAAGACACCTGGGATGCCTACGTTGCTGGCTCCGGACAATGTTATACGCTGGGCAAATCCGGAATCACCGCAAATCCGCTCGAAATTCACCGGCACAGCTCCCCTACCGATTGCCAATTGCCGGCATCGGTTTATGCGCCGCAGGCCGTGGTTGAATTCACCAATACCACCGCCACATATTCTGCAGCAATCATCAGCAGCACAGCCTTGACGGCGACACCGTTGAACTGGACACCCCTTCCAACCCCTGCGAATGGGACTTCGTTGCTACAATGTTCGGCGGCATGTCCAAGTGGCCTCACTGCATCATTTACGTCCAATGTCGTTGGAAATACAGTCACCTTCACCTCGACCGGCACGCCGGGGGCCATGCTCAATTGGTCGATTCTGGGCCAAAACTGTCTCGCCAACGGTGGCAGCGGCAACAGCGGGCCTACAACTTTGACCGTCACGCTTCCCTGCGGCCTGCATGTTGTGACTTTAACCGCATCGGATCAATGCGGGACGGCGAGCAGTACCCAAACCGATTGGTAA